A stretch of DNA from Dioscorea cayenensis subsp. rotundata cultivar TDr96_F1 chromosome 4, TDr96_F1_v2_PseudoChromosome.rev07_lg8_w22 25.fasta, whole genome shotgun sequence:
ACATCAAGGACACTGCTTCACATGAACccctcaaaagaaaaaattacaaattataaaGGCATGAAATATGAACAAGTTCAATTAGGGATGAGCACAAATATTAACTTAATCTCTGAAATTTTAATACatctatatttttatcttaCGAGATTGGAATCAGCTTTTTCAGTAAAACACAAATAGTCTAAATAAAGGATCCAGTGTTAATAGATCAAAAGGTCATtgctaattatttataaaattttataatatattttaacattaataaatataaattagtcCCCAATATGATAGTAAATAAGACTCACAAATACATGACCATATTTCTTGCCATTTTCAATGGTTCCACAGGTTGCATTCATTTACCacctcattttatttttactcaatatttttttccttatttttacatattaattaaatatcacattaaaaaaattgacagtaaaaaaaaaaagggtataaatcaaataaacataCATTGGTCCCCAACATGGAAGTAAATAAGATTCACAAAAACCTGAACATATTCCTTGCCACCTTCATCTGGTCTGGTTTGAGTGTGAACTTGATGGTTCCACATGTCACATTCATATACTACCTCATTTATTTTTCcccaatatttttttccttatttttacaaataaattacacattatattaaaaaaaaattaaaatactctCTTCGGTTTTTTATatgtcacaaatccatgtttttttatttgttattttctaatatagaagtatttattattttttttctaaaattattcttaatattatattaatttttttaaaaaataaatatgaaaaataaatgtgaagatataaattataagTACTTTTAATGAGATAACTaatcttttataaaattttataaaataattaaattatgtgataTTCGATTAATCatggtatataaaaaaaaaaagaatgaagggGTAAAacagttataaataaataaataaataagtaaaaagtaAATTGACAATGACAAATGTGTGATTGTGAATGTGTAGGTGGGTGGGGAAGGGAAAAGGCTCCCCAATTGCAATGTGAGTAGTAACCATCAAAGCATTAAAGCATTTAATTCCAAGTGATTGATATTTCAAACCCAAGTATATATGTGCATATGCATTTTATGATACCCCCTGCactcataataaatatatataaatattcattacatttatattatttgcatttataGCAAAACATTGCATTCTTTATGCTCCATGCTTGTGTGCCTTCATTTActtcctctctctctttaaaagagagagagagagggagaaagaaaagaatgagtCAAATCACTAGATGATCTCATCTCATCAGAGATCAGTGTTTCTCTCTcccaaatttttattaaattacattTCTTTCCTTTCTAGCTCTGATTCTCATTCAACATCAAAATCccaatcaaaatcaacaaaataaataaataaacaaataaataaataaatacaacttaGTTTATAAGAACTCAAAAAGCtcacatttttttctccttctccaaccttgtctcttcaccatctttgagtgtgtttccaaaatcaaaactcccttttttttcatcttttctcacCATTTCTCAATCCAAGATCCAATCTTTCTTCTTCCAATGgctgcatcatcatcatctccaatGGGATCAACCATCTCCATCGCTTCCTCTTTGGCCACCACCACAACAACCACCACctcttcatcatcctcatcttcatcttcttctccatgcGCCGCATGCAAATTTCTCCGGCGAAAATGCCAACCGGACTGCGTATTCGCGCCGTATTTCCCGCCGGACAACCCTCAAAAGTTCATCCACGTTCACCGCGTCTTCGGCGCCAGCAACGTCACTAAACTCCTCAACGAACTCCACCCTTACCAACGTGAAGACGCCGTCAATTCCCTCGCCTACGAAGCCGATATGCGCCTCCGTGACCCCGTCTACGGCTGCGTCGGCGTCATCTCCGTCCTTCAGCACCAACTTCGGCAACTCCAGATCGAGATTTCATGTGCAAAATCCGAGCTTTCCAAGTACCAGTCCACGTTCGGCCCTCCATCTTTCTCCTCTTCCAATCCTCCCACCACTAATCTTATCAACATCAATGCTCAACCGACGGCCATGGGCTCCGGCATTGGCCACTTCTTTCCGACGTCTCATGCTAGAGAACCACCACAACCGcatttgatgatgatgagaaacTCTTATGATACTTATGATGATAGTTTAGTCGCTGCCGCCATGAATGCTTCTGCTGCTAGTTTCGTTCCTTTCGCCGGCGGTGGCCAGTTTGCAAGACCCaacgctgctgctgctgctgctgctgatgatCGTCCCGGTATTGGCCCTTCTGAGAAACCTTTGTGCTCATGATCATGAtcaggtatttatttatttatataagttttcttttttgttcttgttcttatatatatatatatggattgaTTTTGATCTCCTGATCTTGATCTTGAACTTGATCTTGATATGGTGGTGCATAGAATAATGGAATTGCACTTGTTATGCAGGATAAGAATTGAGAGTTAAAAATAGATAGATGAAGATGATCAGGGAACTCAAGAGTGTAGTGTTACTtttttatctcttcttcttcttcttcttcaacttctttttcttttaatgaatgTTTAGTTTGTTAAGtttgttttcttgctttctcttgAATTTCAATCCAATGTTGTATTTGACTTGCTGAATTTATCATGTAGTAATTAATTCTGCTactgcttcttgttgttgttaagTGTCGTGATTTTCTTCTGACATGAAAAGCATTTAGTTTCTTGAAATGGTTTGTCTAACTTTTGAAATAAGAGATTCAAGCAATCAAAGAAGGTCAAATGAAGTGGTCAAATTATAAAGAGTATAACTAAAGTCACATTGAAAcactaccaccaccaccaccaccaccaccaccaaagtCTATGAAGCTATGCAGGTGTTTGTCAGTTTCATAAGTTTAGTGTTATgcaagatattatatatatatatataaactctagAGGTTAATAAGATTGACAAAAACTGGAAGATGACAAGGTGAATGAAAAGGAGTCATAAAGGCTACCAGAAATATGCTGTTTTGCAGGGACATACAAAGAACCCACCACTcctataaatttatttcttttctgaTATACTCTCTGCCTCAATGATGGTCctccttcctctctctctctctctctctctctatatatatatatttatatatacatcaatatataaataaatgcatGTCCAATGCTCACGTCTCTTCtactactaatactaatatatatactattttgaAAATGGTTAAAGATTTGATTACGGAGAAGAGGAACTGATGAGGAGGAAGTCAAAGAAAGGCACACAAGAAGATGAAAGGTCCAATCAGATGGACAAGGTACGGTGGTGGATTTGTTTAAGGGATGAAGCCAAAAGTGTCTAGCAAAACAGACTATGAGAGAACAGTGATGGTGATGTAGACTGTTGATAGGGTTGCCTATATACCCGACACCCATAACCCTCTaagttttcataaatatatatatatatatatatattcaaaagaaacacaacaacACTACCcagtaatatattttatatatatataaatacacacacagagagagagagaggaatgaAAGAGCAATCAGCACAGACATCCACAAAGCAAAGAGAAGGCAAAGTCTttgatatgatatgaaatgaGAGGAATAGAataagagagagggagagaaggGAGTTATGGCGAAGGGGGAATGAATGAAGGCATTTATGGGACAAGGGCAAGACTATGAGGGTTGATGGAGTGGGGTGCACAAAGGAACCTAATTGTTGACCATACATTGATGATTCAGCTCTTCTTGGAGTTTGCTCTCATGTGCACACATTTCTAGCTCTATGCTTGGCCTTTAATTTCATCCCTTCTGTCCCCCTTCCCTGACTTTGCTTCTCTATATCCATCCATCTGctctttggtttttcttttgtattttagtGGCATCAACATGAACATCTATACACGTAGCTATACACACTTGCATGCATGGGATATCCATCAATGTGtacataatatatttaaatagaataaaTACTCCCTTAGCTAATTGTACATTTAGGTATTTTGATCACTAgatcataatttaaatattattatttataaaaatgatgtaTAAAATTACTATTGATTATTATGTCTCGATATTTTATGTATGGATAGACGGTGCTTATTAGATAAAAATCTAAAGAATTTTCACCGTGAAACTTCTTTAGATTTGATATTTAGAAAcctacccaaaaaaaataatcatatataaatattattatatatttaaaataaaaattaaaaataatttatttttactaacaAAATTGATCCAAGTGATAAGATTTGAACCTTCAAGCAAGTGATTTTCAATTTGAATTTTCATGCACACAAAAAAATATCTACGagaagagaatttttttttataggatttctaattctttttattttcattttatcacTCTACCTTATTTTATCtgtatcaaaaaaattaaaaaatatatttttttttctccttacAATGCAttatataaaaacttttttGGTTGAACGGCTCCACGTCTATACATACCCTTTGTTGTGGCTAGACTGCTTGTCAAATGTGTTGCTAGTACAGCCTGCTAGGAGAGTGTTAAGGCGACTAAACTCCACTGCATTGTGCTTATcgactttataaaaaaaatttatatatttttttattgaaaattttattttttaaaaaaagaaaaaagtggtaaatgctttttgtgttttttttatgatatacaTGTAGAcatgatttttctttcaatatatcccaatttcaattttttattatatatatatatatacatataatctctctctctctctctctctctctctctctctcactgagtcactcactcactcactttatatatatatatacatatatatgcataaaatataatagattaaaaaaaaaagtaggtatgataacaaagaaaagaaaaggtttaaaaagtttttactgTGATTATCAGAGAGTGAGCAGAGAAAATGAGGTACTGAGATTGGACATCTCAGATGCCAACCTTTTATCATAGTAAAACCCCCCGCCCACTGCGtactcttctttctttccatAAATGATTCATAAACGTACactttttcccatatttttattatttatttatttattcttatcattattatttcttcttattttctctctctctctttctctagtCTTTTTAGCTATACTTGAGTTCTCACCCTCATGCTCATGTTAATGACTTTTTATGGTCAATTTGATTCACCTTtttatccttcttcttcttcaatcttgGGAGGTGGCGTACTTGTTGGAAAGTGTACGGTGAGATCACTGAAACTAAAGAAAACACTTTCATTGATTTAACaacactcttctcttcttcttcttcttcttcttcttcttcttcttctctttatattattattattattattattattattattattattattaagtattaATAAGTAATAATCATGCAAAGTTGGCATGCATGGCATGctatgctattattttttatatatgtcttaCTAATACTCAAGTATTTTCTTTGAGTGAGAACTCATTTGGGAGGAGCTAGCTAGCATGTTATGCTgttacttaattaattagttttttttttgtctgtttGTTTAATAATGATTGTTGAAAAAGATGAATTAATAAGGTGAATTAAATTCATGGTGTATGTGTAAtgtgtataaataaaaagaaattaagggGGAGGGGGACAAAAGGGAGGAATTGAAGGGGAAGGGAATTAAATGAATGAGATGGATGTTGACTCATGATATGTCCACGTGCCGGCGCTGTCATCCCCATGTCCCATCCCATCCTTCTCTGagttctctcttcttctctctcaccatttcttcatttttatttatttatttattttttaatatttttttcttttctttttcttataaaagtgtttttttcacattaatttttaaaaaataaatttatctctAAACatctttaaaatattgaaatacaAATATCCTCAATCTCAGTTTGAGTAGCGGAGATTTAATCTTGTCTTGCACAATCTTAGTTCatgtataaaagataaaaacttcattattgtgttgaataattttattaacatgtttaaattaatttaagttCACTTTATTgatattatcttatttaatatgACATTGAAATTGAATATAGAGGTTAATTTGAGATGttacttcattattattaataaggTTAATAAAGGTTTTAAAATTGACTTGTTAATAGATTTTATGTTGAATATCTTTTATCAAACTGGTTTTGATAGATTTTCTTTCATTGTTATATTCACGAGTAATAACATATTGGATTTTATTATAATAGTGTTAAAATGTGTTTGAGTTCATTATATTCATCTCAATTATCTACAACCTCACTTTTATTATATGAGATTAATAAAGatgtcaaaataaatatgaattggGTTAATTTTGATTTGCAAATTAGATTTCCTCCATTTTACCTCATTATTATAACTCATTATTATAAGTaagttaatataaatattgcCAAAGCCATTCAATTCAAATGGTTATAGCGGCATTAACTCAGAGTcttttgtgagaaaaaaatacgGTGTGTGTTTGAATTGAAATCCATGTAAAGGGAATAACTTCATGGGAGTTTGGACTCTTTATGAAAACCGAATAACTTAAAATGAGAACACGTGAGGCATTAATTCTAATGTCCACACACATCTGTTGACTAACCAAGGGTTGTTCcctttgttaaaataataatatattagtattattattattgattgatATATAAAATTCTAGTTTAGAGATGTCAAAGCAAGTTGGCTTATAGGTTTTGGGTTAACCATATCCATATTGtcttatatattgttataaataagATTAACGGAGGTGTCAAAAATAGATTTAACACATCCAATTTGATTGCCTTCATTAAGTTTTTCCCATTGATTTTACCTAATCTTTACAagtaaaattaacataaatttcaaaatagatTGATTTGATAAAATTCAATCATGATTGATAGGATTGAATTATATAgatttgtattgatttattGCACCTTTATATGCTacaaaattgatataaaaaatagtatatttgatttaattcaatATAATAATCGATCTAACATCTAGATTGAGGATATAGTAAACAagtaagtcttttttttttttctttttttaataatcagccattataaaacacattaaaatacacaaataaaaataatacataaacatcccatttataaattactttaaatCGGATAAATTAGAATAGTTGAAAATAATGTATCaataataattagaatttaaaaGTTGAAAATTAAATACTCCCGTCATTCCTAAATacatactccctccgttcctttttagttgtcacattCAACTAATTCacactgattaaaaaaaattagttaaaaattagttgattacctatatttaataaaaaaatccattactttccaaaactacccctatttaaaaccctaagtagaaaatataatttaatgcttagttgattttaatttattgaaaattgtacaagtacattaaatgaaagggtaaatttggaaaaaaattatttaatgttgcacaaagtttctaatgtgacaagtaaaaaggaatagAGAAGAGCTCCAAAACATGACAACTAAAATGGAATGAAGGGAGTATCATTTAAGGATGTTGCACAAAAATTAAGGATatcattaaattatctaaattttaacataaaaaataactaaattactaaactatcttTCTATTttggaatatattttttttttcttaaaacgacATGTATTTTGGATCGGAGGGAGTAGTTTTTAGAGTTTGAGAGGgtataaaataacataaatgtcAAAGGGCCTTTGGTTGAGCGGTACTGATCTTCCACATAAGGCTTGATTTGTGGGACTCTAAAAAACACTGGATGCATTAATGTCAAAAGATCCTCAATGTGAGTCGATTTGTAACTCAAATCCTGTGCCACCGGGAGAAGGTGCATGGCTAAACTATTAATTATCAGCTGTGTATATAccttgactatatatatatatatgcttgtcACATTtgtctaaataaataaataaatataaaaataaaacaacataaattcCATTGATTCTAATCACCTCGTCCTtgctattttaataaatatgtggAAGTTATATCTAAAActaaactataataaaaattatttatagatcAATCATATGTtagaaagaataaataaaataaagagatatGAATAGATGAAGAATGCAGACATTTAAGATTATTAgaaaattgttaaaatttttgaaaaattagattATATGTTGTTT
This window harbors:
- the LOC120258327 gene encoding LOB domain-containing protein 6; its protein translation is MAASSSSPMGSTISIASSLATTTTTTTSSSSSSSSSSPCAACKFLRRKCQPDCVFAPYFPPDNPQKFIHVHRVFGASNVTKLLNELHPYQREDAVNSLAYEADMRLRDPVYGCVGVISVLQHQLRQLQIEISCAKSELSKYQSTFGPPSFSSSNPPTTNLININAQPTAMGSGIGHFFPTSHAREPPQPHLMMMRNSYDTYDDSLVAAAMNASAASFVPFAGGGQFARPNAAAAAAADDRPGIGPSEKPLCS